Proteins from one Salmonella bongori NCTC 12419 genomic window:
- the emtA gene encoding membrane-bound lytic murein transglycosylase EmtA, translated as MKLRWFVFLVIILAGCSAKQDYRNPPWNAEVPVKRAMQWMPISEKAGAAWGVDPHLITAIIAIESGGNPNAVSKSNAIGLMQLKASTSGRDVYRRMGWRGEPTTSELKNPERNISMGAAYLSILENGPLAGIKDPQVMQYALVVSYANGAGALLRTFSSDRKKAIEKINDLDADEFFEHVVDNHPAPQAPRYIWKLQQALDAM; from the coding sequence GTGAAATTAAGATGGTTTGTTTTTTTGGTGATAATACTCGCTGGTTGTAGCGCCAAACAGGATTACAGGAATCCGCCATGGAATGCTGAAGTGCCTGTAAAGCGTGCAATGCAGTGGATGCCTATCAGTGAAAAAGCCGGGGCGGCATGGGGTGTCGATCCGCATTTAATCACCGCGATTATCGCCATTGAATCAGGCGGCAATCCTAACGCGGTCAGTAAATCCAATGCGATTGGTCTGATGCAGCTCAAGGCCTCGACCTCCGGGCGCGACGTCTATCGTCGTATGGGGTGGCGCGGCGAGCCGACCACCAGCGAGCTGAAAAACCCTGAGCGTAACATCTCTATGGGTGCGGCGTATCTGAGTATCCTGGAAAATGGGCCGCTGGCTGGCATCAAAGATCCGCAGGTGATGCAATATGCGCTGGTCGTCTCTTACGCTAACGGTGCCGGCGCGCTATTGCGAACCTTTTCATCCGACAGGAAGAAGGCGATAGAAAAAATTAACGATTTGGATGCGGACGAATTTTTTGAGCATGTCGTTGATAACCATCCTGCGCCGCAGGCTCCGCGCTATATCTGGAAGCTTCAGCAGGCGCTGGATGCTATGTAG
- the ldcA gene encoding muramoyltetrapeptide carboxypeptidase: protein MSLFHLIAPSGYCINQQAALRGVQRLLNAGHRVENDEVIRRRHQRFAGTDAERLADVNSLASLTTPDTIVMPVRGGYGASRLLNHIDWQAIASRQQSSPLLICGHSDFTAIQAGLLAQANIITFSGPMLAANFGAETLNTFTEQHFWLALRNARYTVKWQGDGPQCEAKGTLWGGNLAMLISLIGTPWMPDIDKGILVLEDINEHPFRVERMLLQLAYAGILDRQSAIILGSFSGATPNEYDADYALEAVYALLRSRLSVPLITGLDFGHEARTVTLPIGANATLKHTAQGSELTLSGHPTLL, encoded by the coding sequence ATGTCCCTGTTTCATTTAATCGCCCCCTCGGGCTACTGTATTAACCAACAGGCCGCGTTACGCGGCGTTCAGCGCCTGCTCAACGCGGGCCATCGGGTAGAGAATGACGAAGTGATCCGTCGCCGTCATCAGCGTTTTGCCGGTACGGACGCGGAACGCCTGGCCGATGTTAATTCGCTGGCCTCGCTGACCACGCCGGATACGATTGTCATGCCGGTTCGTGGCGGCTATGGCGCCAGTCGCTTGTTGAATCACATTGACTGGCAGGCGATCGCCTCCCGGCAACAGAGCTCCCCCTTACTCATTTGCGGTCACAGTGATTTTACAGCAATTCAGGCCGGATTATTGGCACAGGCCAATATCATCACTTTCAGCGGCCCTATGCTGGCGGCAAACTTCGGCGCCGAAACTCTGAATACGTTTACCGAGCAGCACTTCTGGCTGGCGTTGCGCAATGCGCGGTACACCGTGAAATGGCAAGGGGACGGCCCGCAGTGCGAAGCGAAAGGTACCTTATGGGGGGGGAATCTGGCGATGTTGATCTCACTTATCGGTACGCCCTGGATGCCGGATATCGACAAGGGTATTTTGGTACTGGAAGATATTAATGAACATCCTTTTCGGGTTGAGCGAATGCTTCTACAACTGGCGTATGCCGGGATTTTAGACCGCCAGAGCGCCATTATTCTCGGCAGCTTCAGCGGCGCAACGCCCAATGAGTATGATGCTGACTATGCTTTGGAAGCCGTCTACGCGCTTTTACGTTCCCGTCTGTCCGTCCCGCTTATTACCGGCCTCGACTTCGGGCATGAAGCGCGCACGGTGACGCTCCCCATTGGCGCAAACGCCACGCTAAAACATACAGCTCAGGGTAGCGAACTCACCTTATCAGGTCATCCTACGCTTTTATGA
- the dadX gene encoding catabolic alanine racemase DadX, translated as MTRPIQASLDLQAMKQNLAIVRRAAPEARVWSVVKANAYGHGIERVWGALGATDGFAMLNLEEAITLRERGWKGPILMLEGFFHAQELEQYDTYRLTTCIHSNWQLKALQNARLNAPLDIYVKVNSGMNRLGFQPERAQTVWQQLRAIRNVGTMTLMSHFAQADHPEGIGEAMARIALATEGLECPYSLSNSAATLWHPEAHYDWVRPGIILYGASPSGLWRDIANTGLKPVMTLSSEIIGVQTLKAGEKVGYGGCYTAGQEQRIGIVAAGYADGYPRHAPTGTPVLVDGIRTGTIGTVSMDMLAVDLTPCPQAGIGTPVELWGKDIKVDDVASAAGTLGYELLCAVAPRVPFVTT; from the coding sequence ATGACCCGCCCTATACAAGCCAGTCTTGATTTACAGGCAATGAAACAAAATTTGGCTATTGTGCGCCGGGCGGCCCCTGAGGCGCGCGTCTGGTCGGTAGTGAAAGCCAATGCTTACGGCCACGGTATTGAGCGCGTCTGGGGTGCGCTGGGGGCTACTGACGGCTTCGCCATGCTCAACCTTGAAGAGGCGATTACGCTGCGTGAGCGAGGGTGGAAAGGCCCGATATTAATGCTGGAAGGTTTTTTTCATGCCCAGGAGCTGGAGCAATACGACACCTATCGGCTAACTACCTGCATCCACAGTAACTGGCAGTTAAAAGCGCTGCAAAACGCGCGGCTTAACGCGCCGCTGGATATCTATGTCAAAGTCAACAGTGGCATGAATCGACTGGGCTTTCAGCCAGAACGGGCCCAGACTGTGTGGCAGCAGTTACGGGCGATACGCAATGTCGGCACAATGACACTGATGTCACATTTTGCCCAGGCAGATCATCCGGAAGGCATCGGAGAAGCGATGGCCCGTATTGCGCTGGCAACGGAGGGGCTTGAGTGCCCGTATTCGTTATCAAACTCGGCGGCGACACTGTGGCATCCCGAGGCGCATTACGATTGGGTCAGGCCTGGCATTATTCTGTACGGTGCGTCGCCGTCAGGACTGTGGCGGGATATTGCCAATACCGGACTAAAACCCGTTATGACGCTGAGTAGCGAAATTATTGGCGTGCAGACACTGAAAGCGGGTGAAAAGGTCGGTTATGGCGGGTGTTATACTGCGGGTCAGGAGCAGCGCATTGGTATCGTAGCGGCCGGTTATGCTGATGGCTATCCGCGCCATGCGCCGACAGGAACGCCGGTCCTGGTGGACGGTATCCGTACGGGAACAATAGGCACCGTTTCAATGGATATGTTGGCGGTGGATTTGACGCCGTGTCCGCAGGCGGGAATCGGCACGCCGGTCGAATTATGGGGCAAAGACATTAAGGTGGATGACGTCGCTTCCGCGGCAGGCACGTTAGGCTATGAATTACTGTGCGCCGTCGCACCGCGCGTGCCATTTGTGACAACGTAA
- a CDS encoding D-amino acid dehydrogenase, producing the protein MRVVILGSGVVGVTSAWYLSQAGHEVTVIDRESGPAQETSAANAGQISPGYAAPWAAPGVPLKAIKWMFQRHAPLAVRLDGTPFQLKWMWQMLRNCDTRHYMENKGRMVRLAEYSRDCLKTLRASTGIEYEGRQGGTLQLFRTAQQYENATRDIAVLEDAGVPYQLLESSRLAEVEPALAEVAHKLTGGLRLPNDETGDCQLFTQRLAHMAEQAGVTFRFNTPVEKLLYENEQIYGVKCGGEIIKADAYVMAFGSYSTAMLKGIVDIPVYPLKGYSLTIPIAQSDGAPVSTILDETYKIAITRFDKRIRVGGMAEIVGFNTELLQPRRETLEMVVRDLFPRGGHIEQATFWTGLRPMTPDGTPVVGRTRFKNLWLNTGHGTLGWTMACGSGQLLSDILSDRTPAIPYDDLSVARYGADFMPSRPQRLHSAHN; encoded by the coding sequence ATGCGAGTTGTCATCCTGGGGAGTGGCGTGGTCGGTGTGACCAGCGCCTGGTATCTGAGTCAGGCGGGACATGAGGTCACCGTCATTGATCGCGAATCCGGCCCGGCGCAAGAGACCAGTGCGGCGAATGCCGGGCAAATTTCACCGGGATACGCAGCGCCGTGGGCAGCCCCAGGCGTGCCGCTGAAAGCGATAAAATGGATGTTTCAGCGCCACGCACCGTTGGCGGTGCGTCTGGACGGTACCCCGTTTCAATTGAAGTGGATGTGGCAAATGCTGCGTAACTGCGATACCCGGCATTACATGGAAAACAAAGGCCGTATGGTGCGTCTGGCGGAATATAGCCGTGACTGTCTGAAAACGTTACGCGCTTCAACCGGTATTGAATATGAAGGCCGCCAGGGGGGAACGCTACAGCTTTTTCGTACCGCGCAACAGTATGAGAATGCCACCCGCGATATCGCAGTGCTCGAGGACGCTGGTGTGCCATATCAGTTGCTGGAGTCCAGCCGACTGGCGGAAGTCGAGCCCGCTCTGGCGGAGGTCGCACATAAATTGACCGGCGGACTGCGTTTACCAAATGATGAAACCGGAGATTGCCAACTCTTTACTCAGCGTCTGGCGCACATGGCGGAGCAGGCGGGGGTAACCTTTCGCTTTAATACCCCTGTAGAAAAACTGCTGTATGAAAATGAACAGATTTACGGCGTGAAATGCGGCGGTGAAATCATTAAAGCGGATGCGTATGTCATGGCGTTCGGATCGTATTCGACGGCGATGCTTAAAGGCATTGTCGATATTCCGGTTTATCCGCTGAAAGGTTATTCATTAACTATTCCCATAGCCCAGTCAGATGGCGCGCCCGTGTCGACTATTCTGGATGAAACCTACAAAATCGCCATTACACGTTTCGATAAGCGTATTCGCGTGGGGGGGATGGCGGAAATCGTGGGCTTTAATACCGAATTGTTACAACCGCGTCGCGAGACGCTGGAGATGGTCGTGCGGGATCTTTTTCCGCGTGGCGGTCATATCGAGCAGGCTACTTTCTGGACCGGTTTGCGGCCCATGACGCCAGACGGCACGCCAGTCGTTGGACGCACCCGTTTTAAAAATCTGTGGCTCAATACCGGGCATGGCACATTAGGCTGGACCATGGCCTGCGGTTCAGGTCAATTATTAAGCGATATCTTATCAGACCGTACACCTGCGATACCTTACGATGATCTGAGCGTGGCGCGGTACGGCGCTGATTTTATGCCTTCCCGTCCGCAGCGTTTGCATAGCGCACATAACTGA
- a CDS encoding SpoVR family protein, producing MATIDSMNKDTTRLSDGPDWTFDLLDTYLAEIDRVAKRYKLDTYPHQIEVITSEQMMDAYSSVGMPINYPHWSFGKKFIETERLYKHGQQGLAYEIVINSNPCIAYLMEENTITMQALVMAHACYGHNSFFKNNYLFRSWTDASSIVDYLIFARNYITRCEERYGVDEVEKLLDSCHALMNYGVDRYKRPQKISLQEEKARQKSREEYLQSQVNMLWRTLPKREEEKTVAEARRFPSEPQENLLYFMEKNAPLLEPWQREILRIVRKVSQYFYPQKQTQVMNEGWATFWHYTILNHLYDEGKVTERFMLEFLHSHTNVVFQPPYNSPWYSGINPYALGFAMFQDIKRICQSPTDEDKYWFPDIAGSDWLETLHFAMRDFKDESFISQFLSPKVMRDFRFFTVLDDDRHNYLEISAIHNEDGYREIRAKLSSQYNLSNLEPNIQVWNVDLRGDRSLTLRYIPHNRAPLDKGRKEVLKHVHRLWGFDVMLEQQNEDGSVELLERCPPRMNNL from the coding sequence ATGGCTACGATTGACTCCATGAATAAGGACACCACACGCTTGAGCGATGGGCCCGACTGGACCTTTGATCTGCTGGATACTTATCTGGCAGAGATAGACCGGGTGGCGAAACGCTATAAGCTGGATACTTACCCTCACCAAATTGAGGTCATCACCTCCGAACAGATGATGGACGCCTACTCCAGCGTTGGGATGCCCATCAACTATCCACACTGGTCATTTGGCAAAAAGTTCATTGAAACTGAACGTCTGTATAAGCATGGCCAGCAGGGACTGGCTTATGAAATTGTGATCAACTCCAATCCCTGTATCGCCTATTTGATGGAGGAAAATACCATCACCATGCAGGCGCTGGTGATGGCGCACGCCTGTTACGGACATAACTCGTTTTTTAAGAATAATTATCTGTTTCGAAGCTGGACGGATGCCAGTTCTATCGTTGATTACCTAATTTTCGCCCGTAATTACATTACCCGTTGTGAAGAACGCTACGGGGTAGACGAGGTAGAAAAGCTGCTCGATTCCTGTCACGCGCTGATGAATTACGGCGTTGATCGCTATAAGCGCCCGCAAAAAATCTCATTGCAGGAGGAAAAAGCGCGACAAAAAAGCCGGGAAGAGTATCTGCAAAGCCAGGTCAATATGCTGTGGCGCACGTTGCCGAAACGCGAAGAAGAGAAAACCGTTGCCGAAGCGCGACGTTTTCCTTCCGAACCGCAGGAAAATCTGCTCTATTTTATGGAAAAAAATGCCCCACTGCTGGAGCCGTGGCAACGTGAAATTCTGCGCATCGTGCGTAAAGTTAGCCAGTATTTTTATCCGCAGAAACAGACGCAGGTCATGAACGAAGGCTGGGCGACCTTCTGGCATTACACCATCCTTAATCATCTCTATGACGAAGGCAAAGTCACAGAGCGCTTTATGCTGGAGTTTTTACACAGCCACACCAATGTGGTGTTCCAGCCGCCCTATAACAGCCCCTGGTATAGCGGAATAAATCCTTATGCGCTTGGCTTTGCCATGTTCCAGGATATTAAACGTATTTGCCAGTCGCCGACTGATGAAGATAAATACTGGTTCCCGGATATTGCTGGTTCCGACTGGCTGGAAACGCTGCACTTCGCTATGCGTGACTTTAAAGATGAGAGTTTTATCAGCCAGTTCCTGTCGCCTAAAGTGATGCGCGATTTTCGTTTCTTCACGGTACTTGATGATGACAGACATAATTATCTGGAAATCTCCGCTATTCATAATGAGGACGGGTATCGGGAGATTCGTGCAAAACTGTCGTCACAGTATAATCTGAGTAATCTGGAACCGAATATTCAGGTCTGGAATGTGGATTTACGCGGTGACAGGTCACTGACGTTGCGTTATATCCCCCATAACCGCGCGCCGCTGGATAAGGGGCGCAAAGAGGTGCTGAAACATGTACACCGCTTATGGGGATTTGATGTCATGCTGGAACAGCAGAATGAAGACGGCAGCGTAGAATTGCTGGAACGTTGCCCGCCGCGCATGAACAATCTGTAA
- the fadR gene encoding fatty acid metabolism transcriptional regulator FadR: protein MVIKAQSPAGFAEEYIIESIWNNRFPPGTILPAERELSELIGVTRTTLREVLQRLARDGWLTIQHGKPTKVNNFWETSGLNILETLARLDHESVPQLIDNLLSVRTNISTIFIRTALRQHPDKAQEVLATAHEVADHADAFAELDYNIFRGLAFASGNPIYGLILNGMKGLYTRIGRHYFANPEARSLALGFYHKLSSLCEQGAHDQVYETVRRYGHDSGEIWHRMQKNLPGDLAIQGR, encoded by the coding sequence ATGGTCATTAAGGCGCAGAGCCCGGCGGGTTTCGCGGAAGAGTATATTATTGAAAGTATCTGGAATAACCGCTTCCCTCCGGGAACGATATTACCGGCAGAACGAGAACTCTCCGAGCTGATCGGTGTGACGCGCACTACATTACGCGAAGTACTACAACGGCTGGCGCGAGACGGCTGGCTGACCATTCAGCATGGTAAACCGACAAAGGTCAATAACTTTTGGGAAACGTCAGGGTTGAATATTCTGGAAACGCTGGCTCGCCTTGACCATGAAAGCGTTCCGCAGCTTATCGATAATCTGCTGTCGGTGCGTACCAATATTTCTACTATTTTTATTCGTACGGCGTTGCGTCAACATCCTGATAAAGCGCAGGAAGTGCTGGCTACCGCTCACGAAGTGGCCGATCATGCCGATGCCTTCGCCGAGCTGGATTATAACATCTTTCGCGGCCTGGCATTCGCCTCCGGCAACCCTATATATGGCTTGATCCTGAACGGCATGAAAGGATTATATACCCGCATTGGCCGCCACTATTTCGCCAATCCGGAAGCGCGCAGCCTGGCGTTGGGCTTCTATCATAAATTATCGTCGTTATGTGAGCAGGGTGCGCACGATCAGGTGTATGAAACGGTGCGTCGTTACGGGCATGACAGCGGCGAAATTTGGCACCGTATGCAAAAAAATCTGCCCGGTGATTTAGCCATTCAGGGGCGATAA
- the nhaB gene encoding Na(+)/H(+) antiporter NhaB yields the protein MEISWGRAMWRNFLGQSPDWYKLALLIFLIINPLIFFANSFVAGWLLVAEFIFTLAMALKCYPLLPGGLLAIEAVVIGMTSATHVREEVAANLEVLLLLMFMVAGIYFMKQLLLFIFTRLLLSIRSKMVLSLAFCVAAAFLSAFLDALTVVAVVISVAVGFYGIYHRVASSRGEENDILDDSHIDQHYKTVLEQFRGFLRSLMMHAGVGTALGGVMTMVGEPQNLIIAKAAGWHFGDFFLRMSPVTIPVLVCGLLTCILLEKMRWFGYGETLPEKVRDVLQQFDDQSRKQRTRQDKIKLIVQAIIGIWLVTALALHLAEVGLIGLSVIILATALTGVTDEHAIGKAFTESLPFTALLTVFFSIVAVIIDQHLFAPIIQFVLQASEHAQLTLFYLFNGLLSSISDNVFVGTIYINEAKAAMESGAISLKQFELLAVAINTGTNLPSVATPNGQAAFLFLLTSALAPLIRLSYGRMVWMALPYTIVLTLVGLLCVEFTLAPVTEWMTQMGWLATLL from the coding sequence ATGGAGATCTCCTGGGGTCGCGCCATGTGGCGCAACTTTTTAGGCCAGTCGCCTGACTGGTATAAACTGGCACTACTTATCTTTTTGATCATTAACCCATTAATCTTTTTCGCTAATTCTTTTGTTGCCGGCTGGCTATTGGTGGCGGAGTTTATCTTCACTCTGGCGATGGCGTTGAAGTGTTATCCACTTCTGCCCGGCGGGTTGCTGGCCATTGAAGCGGTTGTCATTGGTATGACCAGCGCTACCCATGTACGTGAAGAGGTTGCCGCCAACCTGGAAGTATTGCTGCTGCTGATGTTTATGGTGGCGGGCATCTACTTTATGAAACAGTTGCTACTGTTTATTTTTACCCGTCTGTTACTCAGTATTCGCTCGAAGATGGTTCTGTCGCTGGCCTTTTGCGTCGCCGCTGCCTTCCTGTCGGCTTTCCTTGATGCCCTCACCGTGGTAGCTGTAGTGATCAGCGTCGCGGTCGGTTTTTACGGAATTTACCATCGCGTTGCCTCATCACGCGGTGAAGAAAACGATATACTGGATGACAGCCATATCGACCAGCATTACAAAACGGTGCTGGAGCAATTTCGCGGATTCTTGCGCAGCCTGATGATGCATGCAGGCGTGGGTACGGCGCTGGGCGGGGTAATGACGATGGTCGGGGAGCCGCAAAACCTGATCATTGCTAAAGCGGCTGGCTGGCATTTCGGCGACTTCTTTTTGCGTATGTCGCCGGTCACCATCCCGGTACTGGTATGTGGGCTGTTAACCTGTATATTGCTCGAGAAGATGCGCTGGTTTGGCTATGGCGAAACACTGCCGGAAAAAGTCCGCGACGTCTTACAGCAGTTCGATGACCAAAGCCGTAAGCAGCGCACCCGCCAGGATAAAATTAAGCTGATAGTTCAGGCGATTATCGGCATCTGGCTGGTTACCGCCCTCGCCCTTCATCTTGCAGAGGTGGGGCTGATTGGCCTGTCGGTGATTATTCTGGCCACCGCGTTAACGGGCGTTACCGATGAGCACGCCATCGGCAAAGCCTTTACCGAATCGCTGCCATTCACTGCACTTTTGACCGTTTTCTTCTCTATTGTGGCAGTGATTATCGATCAACATCTTTTCGCGCCAATTATTCAGTTCGTTTTACAAGCCTCCGAACATGCGCAGCTAACGTTGTTCTATCTCTTTAACGGCCTGTTATCTTCTATTTCAGATAACGTCTTTGTTGGCACTATTTATATCAACGAAGCGAAAGCGGCAATGGAAAGCGGCGCGATTAGCTTAAAGCAATTTGAGCTGTTAGCCGTGGCAATCAATACCGGTACGAACCTGCCATCGGTAGCGACGCCAAACGGTCAGGCGGCATTTTTGTTCCTGCTAACCTCCGCACTGGCACCATTAATCCGTCTCTCCTATGGTCGCATGGTCTGGATGGCGTTGCCGTACACGATTGTTCTGACGTTGGTAGGGTTACTGTGCGTCGAATTCACTCTTGCACCAGTCACCGAATGGATGACCCAGATGGGCTGGTTAGCAACACTTTTATAA
- the dsbB gene encoding disulfide bond formation protein DsbB, protein MLRFLNQCSRGRGAWLLMALTAFALEMVALWFQHVMLLKPCVLCIYERCALFGVMGAGLVGAIAPKTPLRYVAMVIWIYSAWRGLQLAYEHTMIQLHPSPFMTCDFIARFPDWLPLGKWLPQVFVASGDCADRQWSFLTLEMPQWLLGIFTAYLVVAIAVVIAQAYRPRKRDLFSR, encoded by the coding sequence ATGTTGCGATTTTTAAACCAGTGCTCACGGGGTCGGGGCGCATGGTTACTGATGGCGTTAACCGCCTTTGCGTTGGAAATGGTAGCACTGTGGTTCCAGCATGTAATGTTGCTTAAGCCTTGCGTGCTGTGTATTTACGAGCGCTGCGCCCTGTTTGGCGTAATGGGCGCGGGTCTGGTTGGTGCCATAGCGCCGAAAACGCCGCTGCGGTACGTGGCGATGGTTATCTGGATTTATAGCGCCTGGCGGGGCCTGCAGCTGGCTTATGAACATACGATGATTCAGTTGCACCCTTCGCCGTTCATGACCTGTGACTTTATAGCTCGCTTTCCAGACTGGTTACCGCTGGGTAAATGGCTGCCGCAAGTATTTGTAGCATCCGGCGATTGCGCAGATCGTCAGTGGTCGTTTTTAACGCTGGAAATGCCGCAATGGCTGCTGGGGATCTTTACCGCCTATCTTGTGGTTGCGATAGCCGTCGTCATAGCCCAGGCGTATAGACCCAGAAAACGCGACTTATTTAGCCGCTAA
- a CDS encoding DUF1971 domain-containing protein, which translates to MSHLRIPANWKVKRSTPFFTKDNVPAALLSHHNTAAGVFGQLCVMEGTVTYYGFANEAATEPEVTVVINAGQFATSPPQYWHRVELSDDARFNIHFWVEEDHQGDQMYQQKKA; encoded by the coding sequence ATGTCCCATTTACGCATCCCGGCAAACTGGAAAGTTAAACGCTCCACGCCCTTTTTCACTAAAGATAACGTTCCGGCAGCGTTACTTTCCCACCACAACACGGCAGCAGGCGTTTTCGGTCAACTTTGCGTGATGGAAGGCACTGTGACGTATTACGGCTTTGCAAATGAAGCTGCGACAGAGCCCGAAGTGACAGTAGTGATTAATGCCGGACAATTCGCCACCAGCCCGCCACAATACTGGCATCGGGTGGAACTTAGCGATGATGCGCGCTTCAATATCCATTTCTGGGTGGAGGAAGACCATCAGGGCGACCAGATGTATCAGCAGAAAAAAGCCTGA
- a CDS encoding GnsA/GnsB family addiction module toxin codes for MNSEELTRKAEEEITALITKKVAELRKKTGQEVSEIEFAPRETMKGLEGYDVTIKLL; via the coding sequence ATGAACAGCGAAGAGTTGACACGTAAAGCAGAAGAGGAAATTACGGCGCTAATTACCAAAAAGGTGGCCGAACTGCGGAAAAAAACTGGCCAGGAAGTTTCTGAAATAGAGTTTGCGCCGCGTGAAACCATGAAAGGGCTTGAGGGATACGACGTTACCATTAAACTACTCTAA
- a CDS encoding YcgN family cysteine cluster protein produces MSDIPFWQRKTLDEMTDAEWESLCDGCGQCCLHKLMDEDTDEIYFTNVACRQLNIKTCQCRHYERRFEFEPDCIKLTRDNLPDFEWLPMTCAYRLLAEGQTLPAWHPLLTGSKAAMHGERISVRHIAVKESEVRDWQEHILNKPSWAE; encoded by the coding sequence ATGAGCGATATACCTTTCTGGCAACGTAAAACCCTGGATGAAATGACTGATGCCGAGTGGGAGTCGCTGTGCGATGGTTGCGGTCAGTGCTGCCTGCACAAGCTGATGGATGAAGATACGGATGAAATCTACTTTACCAACGTGGCGTGCAGACAATTAAATATCAAAACGTGCCAGTGCCGTCATTATGAACGCCGTTTTGAATTTGAGCCTGATTGTATCAAGCTCACTCGCGACAACCTGCCTGACTTTGAATGGCTGCCGATGACCTGCGCCTACCGATTGTTAGCGGAAGGCCAAACCCTGCCGGCATGGCATCCGCTGCTCACTGGATCAAAAGCCGCTATGCATGGCGAACGAATTTCTGTCCGTCATATCGCGGTAAAAGAATCTGAGGTGCGGGACTGGCAGGAGCATATTTTAAACAAACCGTCGTGGGCGGAATAA
- a CDS encoding fumarylacetoacetate hydrolase family protein yields MYQHRNWQGALLDYPVSKVVCVGSNYAKHIKEMGSATPEEPVLFIKPETALCDIRQPLAIPADMGAVHHEVELAVLIGATLRQATEDHVRKAIAGYGVALDLTLRDIQRNMKKAGQPWEKAKGFDNACPISGFIPVSAFSGDPQNTVLGLNVNGEVRQQGSTADMIHPIVPLIAYMSRYFTLKAGDVVLTGTPEGVGPLQSGDELEIRFNGESLSTRVL; encoded by the coding sequence ATGTATCAACATCGCAACTGGCAAGGTGCCCTGCTTGATTACCCGGTAAGTAAAGTGGTTTGTGTGGGCAGTAATTACGCAAAACACATCAAAGAGATGGGGAGCGCGACGCCGGAGGAGCCCGTTCTTTTTATCAAACCAGAGACTGCATTGTGTGATATCCGCCAGCCGCTGGCGATTCCGGCAGACATGGGCGCCGTTCATCATGAAGTTGAACTGGCTGTGCTGATTGGCGCAACACTTCGTCAGGCGACCGAAGATCATGTACGTAAAGCGATAGCAGGTTATGGGGTTGCGCTTGACTTAACCCTGCGTGATATTCAACGAAATATGAAAAAGGCCGGGCAACCCTGGGAAAAAGCCAAGGGCTTTGATAATGCGTGTCCCATTTCAGGCTTTATTCCTGTATCGGCCTTTAGCGGCGATCCGCAAAATACGGTTCTGGGGCTTAACGTTAATGGCGAGGTTCGCCAGCAAGGGTCGACCGCTGATATGATTCATCCCATTGTACCCCTTATCGCCTATATGAGCCGCTATTTTACGCTGAAAGCGGGAGATGTGGTGCTAACCGGTACGCCGGAAGGCGTGGGGCCGCTGCAGAGCGGTGATGAACTGGAGATTCGTTTTAATGGCGAATCGTTGTCTACCCGCGTTTTGTAA
- a CDS encoding YcgL domain-containing protein: MFCVIYRSSKRDQTYLYVEKKDDFSRVPDALMKGFGQPQLAMILPLDGRKKLVNAELEKVKQALSEQGYYLQLPPPPEDLLKQHLSTVGINTPRADR; the protein is encoded by the coding sequence ATGTTTTGTGTGATCTATCGAAGTAGCAAGCGCGATCAAACTTATTTGTATGTCGAAAAAAAAGACGATTTCTCGCGGGTGCCCGACGCGTTGATGAAGGGATTTGGTCAGCCGCAGTTAGCAATGATTTTGCCGCTTGATGGGCGTAAAAAATTAGTCAATGCCGAGCTCGAAAAAGTAAAACAGGCGTTAAGCGAGCAGGGCTATTATTTACAATTGCCGCCGCCGCCGGAAGATTTGCTAAAACAGCACCTTTCTACGGTGGGGATAAATACGCCGCGCGCTGACCGTTAA